TTAAAAGAAACCGATACCGTTTACGAAATTGGAACAGGTAAAGGGCATTTAACGACGAAACTGGCTAAAATAAGTAAACAGGTAACGTCTATTGAATTAGACAGTCATCTATTCAACTTATCGTCAGAAAAATTAAAACTGAATACTCGTGTCACTTTAATTCACCAAGATATTCTACAGTTTCAATTCCCTAACAAACAGAGGTATAAAATTGTTGGGAATATTCCTTACAATTTAAGCACAAAAATTATTAAAAAAGTGGTTTTTGAAAGCCGTGCGTCTGACATCTATCTGATTGTTGAAGAAGGATTCTACAAGCGTACCTTGGATATTCACCGAACACTAGGGTTGCTCTTGCACACTCAAGTCTCGATTCAGCAATTGCTTAAGCTGCCAGCGGAATGCTTTCATCCTAAACCAAAAGTAAACAGTGTCTTAATAAAACTTACCCGCCATACCACAGATGTTCCAGATAAATATTGGAAGCTATATAAGTACTTTGTTTCAAAATGGGTCAATCGAGAATATCGTCAACTGTTTACTAAAAATCAGTTTTATCAAGCAATGAAACACGCCAAAGTAAACAATTTAAGTACCATTACTTATGAGCAAGTATTGTCTATTTTTAATAGTTATCTATTATTTAACGGGAGGAAATTAATTCTATGAGTGGGAAATTTAGGCGCACAAAAAGAAAAACGAAATGATACACCAATCAGTGCAAAAAAAGATATAATGGGAGATAAGACGGTTCGTGTTCGTGCTGACTTGCACCATATCATAAAAATCGAAACAGCAAAGAATGGCGGAAACGTAAAAGAAGTTATGGAAATAAGACTTAGAAGCAAACTTAAGAGTGTGTTGATAGTGCATTATCTTAATAATTTTGTATAAATGTTTATTATTATGCCTACCAGTGGTTATGTTGGATTTCCGGTTCCACGATGTTATGACTCATTTGTAACGAGTAAGACGGAAGCTGATGAAGATAAGTTACTTGCAGATTGGAGTAAGTCATCAATTAAATTTGCAAACGATATTGCGAATAATCCGGATTATCATTCACTAGTGGCAATGGAGCATCTGAGTGACTTTACACGGCAACTGATTCCGGCGTGCAACATTTTTAATGTTATTTATCCTCATAATTTAAATAATATGAAAATTGCGGAGTTTGCAAAGGGATCAGAGACTCCGGGATCCTTTGATGGAATGACTCAAA
The genomic region above belongs to Limosilactobacillus reuteri and contains:
- the erm(B) gene encoding 23S rRNA (adenine(2058)-N(6))-methyltransferase Erm(B); amino-acid sequence: MNKNIKYSQNFLTSEKVLNQIIKQLNLKETDTVYEIGTGKGHLTTKLAKISKQVTSIELDSHLFNLSSEKLKLNTRVTLIHQDILQFQFPNKQRYKIVGNIPYNLSTKIIKKVVFESRASDIYLIVEEGFYKRTLDIHRTLGLLLHTQVSIQQLLKLPAECFHPKPKVNSVLIKLTRHTTDVPDKYWKLYKYFVSKWVNREYRQLFTKNQFYQAMKHAKVNNLSTITYEQVLSIFNSYLLFNGRKLIL
- a CDS encoding peptide-binding protein, with product MGNLGAQKEKRNDTPISAKKDIMGDKTVRVRADLHHIIKIETAKNGGNVKEVMEIRLRSKLKSVLIVHYLNNFV